GGCCGTGATAGCTTCTCCCTGCTCGACCACCACCTTCAGCCATCTTTGCGGGTGCGCCTGGTATGTCCGGTAGTACACCAAACGCCGGGGATCAACAACGTCCTGGGCAATGACGGCAGGCGATTCAATCGTTGTAGCGATCTGGTTTACGTCTGATAGCTCAGGATGTTCCAGGAGAATGTGAGACGTATAGCAGTTTTCTGTCAATCGCACTTTTCGCCCGAGCGGGTCCGTAGCCGTGAAGACAGAGACGCTCATCCTTCAACTGTATCCCAGCTGGCCCACCCTTGCCGCGCGTTATCTTCTCGCCCAGACATCGTACTCGACCAGTGGTGTGGTCTTGGTACGGAGGAAAGTATCAGCTTGACGTTTACCTTCCATGGCAGAGCCAGCTTTGCGGATCGTCGCAATACGCCACCCACTCTCGTCGAGACTACTCTTGACGAGATCAAGGGGGTTAGCACGCCGATCCGGAATACCACCGAAACGGACGACCAACGTGGCCTCATCCGTGCATACCGCCGCTGCATTACGCCAGACCCGGCGTAAGTCGGCCGCAAAGTCTTCAGGGCTTGAGTGAATAACCTGATCCTGTTTGGTATAGTCCACGGTATCAGGGCCACCTACAAACCAGTTACGCAGCCATTGGTCTGGGATATAGGTATTCATCCCGTAGTATGGGGGGGAGGTGATCACCCAATTAAAACGGGAGTCAGGAGTTTCTGGCTGGAGCGCTTCGGCGACGCGACTGTCAGCCAGCCTCACAATCCCTGTCATAGTGGACACAACAGTCTCGTAGTAGCGCTTCGCTCGCCGTTCAATCACAGCAAGAACATCCACCGGGTGCGAGATGGCCCGAATGCGGCGCACCATCTCCGACAAATCGACCGGCAGCGAGGTGCGGGCACCGGTCACACCGGTCACAGACACATAGTAGACAAAGCCGCGGGCCTGGCTGAGGACGGCGCCGGCCCGATCCAGAGAGCTGGTCGGCGCCAGCAGGAAAATGAGGTCGAGATCGTGCGCGTCGGTCTCGCGCTTGAGTTCATCGGCCTCCTCGGGCGGCAGGTCTACGCACAACACGCCGTCCACCCCGGCATCCCGGGCGTCGTGGGCAAAGCGCCGGCCGCCGTAGCGGAAGATCGGATTGTAGTAGGTGAACAGAATGATCGGGATGCTGAGGGAACGACGCAGACGTTGGACTAGCTCAAGAATGCCCGCCAGCGAGGTTCCGCTCCGCAGGGCGCGCTCGGCCGCCCGTTGGTGGGTCGGCCCATCGGCCATGGGATCAGAAAAGGGGACGCCG
This window of the Desulfurellaceae bacterium genome carries:
- the trpA gene encoding tryptophan synthase subunit alpha encodes the protein MTRIADTFAALRARREVGLIPYITAGDPDLETTFELVHELARQGADIIELGVPFSDPMADGPTHQRAAERALRSGTSLAGILELVQRLRRSLSIPIILFTYYNPIFRYGGRRFAHDARDAGVDGVLCVDLPPEEADELKRETDAHDLDLIFLLAPTSSLDRAGAVLSQARGFVYYVSVTGVTGARTSLPVDLSEMVRRIRAISHPVDVLAVIERRAKRYYETVVSTMTGIVRLADSRVAEALQPETPDSRFNWVITSPPYYGMNTYIPDQWLRNWFVGGPDTVDYTKQDQVIHSSPEDFAADLRRVWRNAAAVCTDEATLVVRFGGIPDRRANPLDLVKSSLDESGWRIATIRKAGSAMEGKRQADTFLRTKTTPLVEYDVWARR